DNA sequence from the Vicia villosa cultivar HV-30 ecotype Madison, WI linkage group LG3, Vvil1.0, whole genome shotgun sequence genome:
GGTTCCAAGCCATACAGAAAATAAATTTACctgaaatttaatttaaaaaaagagaataaaaaattaaGCTTGACAAGAAAATgataacaaatattattttattcacatgagttttatatatatatatatatatatatatatatatatatatatatatatatatatatatatatatatatatatatatatatatatatatatatattatgcttATCAAATCTTAATTTAACAATAATAAATGGTACCTCAGAAGCATTTTTTACCCTAGCCTTGGAAACCTCAGTTCTAGCATTAATATATCTCCATTGCAAAAGTCTACTATGAAAAATCTTATACTTATGGTACATTTCTTCTTGCATGGATGACACTTTCCTTTGCTTAAAGTAATTCAAAACTTTAGTGACACTATTACCAACTTTACCACCACCATTGCCTTTGCTTCCGTTTGCTTTAGGCGGTGGTGGCTCGCGCCAAATCGGAGAACCGAGGGATTGCCTTCCTGGCGAAAGCGCCCACGCCGAAGGCAATGTGGTCCTCTTCGATGCTCCATTGCGATCGGGGCTAACTCCATATTGTAACATCTTGCTATTACTCTTCTTCTTATCATTAAACTTTGTGTTCTCTTCGTTGTTTTCCGTTCTTATCTTAGATGTTGATTTTGAACGGTGGCTATTTGTTAATTTTTCACTAGAGCTGAACCTCCGCGGAGTTCTCTCTGGGGTGGTTATAGTCGCCACGCTTCCGTTGCTTTGAGAGCGTACAAGGCGTGGTGATGGCGGCACTACCGTGAGTTGGCCACGGCCGGAAAGAGTGCGACGGGGATTTTTCTCCATGAAAGATATGAATTTGATAAGTTGTGTATGGTTTAGAGAATATCTATGTGATGCAGTATACATATACATGAATGAAGTACTTGAGGAGTTAGAGGATGTAGAAGTTGAAAGCACGTTGAATATAGTAATGAAGTAGAATAATTGACTTCACTTCATGCAAAATTTGCAAGCACGTATATGTTGAAAAGTTCAACTCtgatttttttcaagtgattaataTTTTTATGTGATAGTCTATGCATGTGGCCTGTTGGCAGTAGGTAGTTGTATGTTAAGTGACAATTAACCTTTGACTTTCTAACTAACTCCAAATATCTATATTAAAGGTTGGCTTTGTGTTTTGAAAATCGCCCCATACCGGCCGGTCGAACCGAGGATTAGAGGGGTATTTGTTCTGGTCTAATTGTTAGATTGAATATGCTATTGAACTAATGAGAATTGatcaaaatcaataaaatcaacaaTTTTAGAAAACTTAAAGTTTAAATATATGTTTTCTTTTCTAGACAAAACGAcgctttaatttttttatttatttaaattaaaatataactagactttgtttaaaaattatttgaaacaTAGGCTAAGTTATGTTTTGTCAAAACCTAAGTCTGACCTGCTAAAAATATTAAGGTCTGCGAtctatcataaacttatttttgAACCTGAGCATGACCTTTTGAAAAGCCTCATTGACTTGATAACCTACTTAAAAACCTAATTTATTTGAACATATGTAAATAATCAATTCAATTAATGTTTTTATAGACTAAGAAACTAAAAGATCAAAGGTACTAAAGTTTgattgcattgacttatttgaacTTACTTGTTAGAATAAGTATTGTGAGACTATTTGTTTAtgaaaacttatgaaaataacttaTGACAAAGTTCATAAGGTGTTTTCATCATATTTtaataagttcttcaagataatcgagttttatttttgtattttaattcaaaatataaaataaaatataattataataataaaattattcatatttatttaggtAAGTTGGTCAGATAGgcttaaaatactttttttttggtCAGGCCTAGCCTCTAAAGGGACTTATTAAAAAGTCTAGGTCGTTTCTATTGTCAAAAAGTCTGGTCTGACCAGGACCTGTGTAGGCTAAGCCGTATGCCCCTATTATTTGGCTTGGTGTATTTTCACCCCCTAGTTGTGTGTGATGACTATTTTTAGAATTCGAATTTAAagaatgaacttgtgaaattatgatgttttaatattttaaaattttgtaggtgtcaGAATATTTTTTAGAAACAGAGCCATCAGATTCGACcgatttattaaatatattattttattatagagACCGATTTATTTAACCCAACTATACGATTTAATATGGTTTAATTATGTGGTTCGATCTGTGATCCAATGGTTCGACCAATGAAATAGTACtctcaccggtttgatgaccaGTTTAGTTTTAAAATATTGGTTTCGCTAGACATGTTTCAGTtcaatttcaatatatatatatatatatatataaaataagaccTCGAATTGAATCTATTTGTAACAAGCTTGGTGCATATAACACGTATTCTCCATCTTGAGGAGGAGTGTTAGCATTAATTATGATTGTAGATATTTTAAAGTGATTGATAGTATTCCTAGACTAAATAACTTCCTAGGTTAGTGCTTATTCATTGAACTTCAATGTATTTATTGTAACACTAGTATAAATATAAGTAGTGTGATCTACCTCAAAACACACTGAATTTACAAAATTCTATAAtatgaatttattatttaaaacacaTGTGTTATAATATTCGAACTTGCTGATGGTGATTTAATTTTTAGCAGTATTGTAATGCTTTAAAATGCATCAACCGTGGTTGGAAGATTGTGAGGTTACATCATCCTGAGGAGTAGTTATTTCACGATGTGATGCAGCTATCTGGACTGCGAGATTTATGCTTGACTGATTATACTACTATTAACCATTGGATGTTTTTAACATTCGTTACTATGAGACGTCATTTTTTCATATTACACGTGATGAGATGTCCATTACATTAGATTATGTTTCATGCTTGTGGCATCTTTCGATCAGGAAAAGATTATTGGACCACTCAAGAATTAATAGATTTGATGTCCTGGATATGATAGTGAAATATTTAGGAGTTGATCTAGAGGATGTCCTGAAGGAGATATAAGATAGCAAGTGATGTCATGAAATATTTAGGAGTTGATCTAGAGGATGTCATGAAAGACATAAAAGATAGCAAGTGATGTCATGTTAGATTTGGATTCTCCCGTAGAGAGAATCAATCGACTGAGCCCTTTAGAGTGTATCTTGAGCACGCAATACACGATGATATATGCCTCCAGCCGGGTGACCTTCACCCTCAAACGCGTCCCTTGTATTACATTGCCTCCTACTCTGGATGGTTGGCTTGTGGGTCGTGTTTGATGTATCCATATATGCATGAGCGAGTCATGCACCAATTCAGGTATATGCAGGTTGTTCCAAAAGAACTTTTCATGTCTTCTCCTCTCACTTTGTCCTGTAGAGATACAGATGTCTTGCGTGataattttcttaattatttgatAACAACTAAAGCACGAGGTGTGGTAGCTCCTAGCCAATAGAGCCGTGAATTCAGCTACGTCTAGTGGTATTATAGAGTTTCACATTCTTATATAAGGTCATATGCAAAGGGAGATCCACCTAGGCTAGGTCATCAAGAGATATTAGACGAGGAGTGGGCTAGGCAAGTCATGTCATTGATGTGTTACTACATGTCGTTGTATTATGGATTTTGCGCAAGCGAGTATATGTAGATTAGATTTTTGAGGGGGTCATTCTAGATGTCATTCTTAGTCAGACACAAACGGGATTGTCGTATATGAGGCAATGAAGGAACATAGGGGTCCAATATACATAGTAGTATAGTATTTATATTAGGGATTATGGATCGCATTACtgtttgtaattttttattatgaCTGTATTATGTATTCATGATTCATTCATTTATACATCGCATTTTCATCTTATTAGAACAGTGTATGGTTTAATTTATAAAACAATTAATATGATAGTATAGttataatatatgttttattaCATCGGTGTATTTCTAAAAAAAGGTCAAAATTTACCACTAAAGGCTGAGTATGGAAGTACATATCCGTATTTGTTATGGATATGCATTTATGGATTAAACTATGGATAAATGAAGGTGTGGCCTAGTTACAAACAAAATTATTGCAGAGGTGAGTTTGTAGATATATTTCCgaattaattttttgaaaaatagggGTGTATCTTGCTAGAAACGTATTTTGATGTCAAATGAGTGcgtcttgaatttttgaattagttttcatttgattaaatgtatttgaacttttgattctcaaaaaattgtttctttttatagaacttttttattaattattgaattgtttcacataaatatttttaaatggtaaatattaatttttttcaaaagaaatcaACCAAATCCAAAAATAACAATGCAATtccagttttttttaataattgtttgattaaatgtattagaaatttttattttccaaaaACTGTTtcttattattgatttttttttaataaattcgaTTAGATTTAATGTATAtgaacttttgattctcaaaaaATTGTTTCTTATTATTGATTTTCTTAATAACTATCGAATCGTTTCTCATGTAAATATTGTTAATTgctaaataataatttttctcaATAGAATCAATCAAATCCAAAAATAATAATGCAattccattttttttaataattttaaataattatttgttttaatgtATATGAACTTTAGATTATAAAttagtt
Encoded proteins:
- the LOC131659886 gene encoding QWRF motif-containing protein 7, with the protein product MEKNPRRTLSGRGQLTVVPPSPRLVRSQSNGSVATITTPERTPRRFSSSEKLTNSHRSKSTSKIRTENNEENTKFNDKKKSNSKMLQYGVSPDRNGASKRTTLPSAWALSPGRQSLGSPIWREPPPPKANGSKGNGGGKVGNSVTKVLNYFKQRKVSSMQEEMYHKYKIFHSRLLQWRYINARTEVSKARVKNASEVNLFSVWLGTLMLRKTIIQKRIEVQKVKHMIKLQQILSGQISYLNEWKKLEKKNKESIERLTKKLLTLSTTMPLSHGLKVNIEALFEAFNTAVKVMENIELLIKKYQPQIERILYQVTELTTTSKQEEECLHRLLQMVSVITTLLENEKSVQVHLIQKKIESNTGNYPYNNIAQSCK